The Metabacillus schmidteae genome has a segment encoding these proteins:
- a CDS encoding formylglycine-generating enzyme family protein, producing the protein MEKVQKSCCSVSRSTSEEQVESKTPKIKQNGIDTSHFVHIKGGEFLMGTDTKESFPADGEGPIRNVKINEFYISPYTVTNQDFKAFVDATGYKTEAEVFGWSFVFHLLASKKTKDQVRQFPQGLPWWLPVEGAYWNKPEGPDSSINDRMNHPVTHVSWNDANAYCKWSGTRLPTEAEWEYAARGGLIQKTYPWGDVLEPEGEHRCNIWQGTFPNVNSADDGYIGTAPVDTYEPNGYGLYNVSGNVWEWCSDWFTPKYHTQTNNRDPRYTKPTGKRSMRGGSFLCHISYCNRYRVAARSSNTPDSSTSNCGFRVVLN; encoded by the coding sequence GTGGAAAAGGTGCAAAAATCTTGTTGTAGTGTAAGTCGAAGCACAAGTGAAGAACAGGTAGAAAGTAAAACTCCTAAAATAAAACAAAATGGAATCGATACATCACACTTTGTTCATATAAAAGGTGGAGAGTTTCTGATGGGAACTGATACAAAAGAGAGTTTTCCAGCTGATGGTGAAGGTCCTATCCGCAATGTTAAAATAAATGAATTTTACATTTCTCCGTATACTGTTACAAATCAAGATTTTAAAGCATTTGTTGATGCAACAGGCTACAAAACAGAGGCAGAGGTATTTGGATGGTCGTTTGTTTTTCACTTATTAGCATCCAAAAAAACAAAAGATCAAGTTCGCCAATTTCCACAAGGATTACCTTGGTGGCTACCTGTAGAAGGTGCTTATTGGAATAAACCAGAAGGGCCCGATTCTTCTATAAATGATAGAATGAACCATCCTGTAACACATGTTTCATGGAATGATGCCAACGCTTATTGCAAGTGGTCAGGTACGAGGCTACCAACAGAAGCAGAGTGGGAGTATGCTGCTCGTGGTGGGCTAATTCAAAAAACTTATCCCTGGGGAGATGTGCTAGAACCGGAGGGGGAGCATCGATGTAATATTTGGCAAGGGACATTCCCAAATGTAAACAGTGCTGATGACGGATATATTGGTACAGCACCAGTGGACACTTATGAGCCAAATGGTTATGGATTATACAATGTGTCAGGTAATGTGTGGGAATGGTGCAGTGATTGGTTTACACCAAAGTATCATACTCAGACAAATAATAGGGATCCGAGGTATACAAAACCAACCGGGAAACGATCCATGCGTGGCGGGTCATTTCTTTGTCACATATCTTACTGCAATAGATACCGCGTAGCTGCAAGAAGTTCTAATACTCCTGATAGTTCTACAAGTAATTGTGGTTTTCGTGTTGTGTTGAACTAG
- a CDS encoding sulfatase family protein, whose product MRILFLDLDSVSPRHLGCYGYHRNTSPNIDKIAEKGVRFNNYYTSDAPCAPSRTALMSGQFGIRNGLVGHGGTAGDMKLEGVNRNLFGRLSVGGSLPSFLQLGAGLNTTLISPFPQRHATYNFYAGFNEIINTGKFGMESAEQVSPVVTDWLDRNAEKDDWLLYVNYWDAHTPYRAPESFGNPFAEEPLPEWANEETLEKHKEAVGPHTVHELVIDHNGNTYTNVESEKFPRSPGEIKNMDDLRAMIDGYDCGIRYLDDHVGRLFALLQEKGILEDTIIIISADHGENMGQLGIYGEHGTADDGTCRIPMIISWPGMQQGIVDDGLHYHLDLPVTLAEMLELPASPDWDGKSYASVLTEGKDCGRDYLVVSQCAHVAQRSVRFGDWLYMRTYHDGYHLFDKEMLFNLKEDPREENNVAEQNKNICMEGTYYLHEWHDEMMLKSGDDVDPLWTVMKEGGPYHAKGYLKNYGERLVQTGREHQFNELKQKHPSEFPEEIDEARIAFTRKMMSNLF is encoded by the coding sequence ATGAGAATTTTATTTTTAGATTTAGATTCAGTAAGCCCACGTCATCTAGGATGCTACGGTTATCACCGTAATACATCACCAAATATTGATAAAATTGCAGAAAAAGGCGTTCGTTTTAATAATTACTATACTTCAGATGCACCGTGTGCTCCATCTAGAACTGCATTGATGTCAGGTCAATTTGGGATTCGTAATGGTTTAGTAGGCCATGGGGGAACAGCTGGTGATATGAAACTTGAAGGAGTTAATCGTAACCTTTTTGGTCGATTATCAGTTGGGGGATCTCTTCCTTCTTTCTTACAATTAGGAGCAGGATTAAATACAACTTTAATTAGTCCATTCCCTCAGAGACATGCAACATATAATTTTTATGCCGGTTTTAACGAAATTATTAATACTGGTAAGTTTGGAATGGAATCAGCTGAACAAGTTTCACCTGTTGTAACAGATTGGTTAGATAGAAATGCAGAAAAAGATGACTGGTTACTTTACGTAAATTACTGGGATGCACATACACCATATCGTGCACCTGAGAGTTTTGGTAATCCTTTTGCTGAAGAGCCGCTACCAGAATGGGCAAATGAAGAAACATTAGAAAAGCACAAGGAAGCTGTGGGCCCACATACAGTACACGAATTAGTTATTGATCATAACGGAAATACGTATACGAATGTAGAAAGTGAGAAATTCCCAAGAAGTCCTGGTGAAATCAAAAACATGGACGATTTAAGAGCGATGATTGATGGTTATGACTGTGGTATTCGATACCTTGATGATCATGTCGGCAGACTCTTTGCCTTGTTACAAGAAAAGGGGATTCTGGAAGACACGATTATCATTATCTCTGCTGATCATGGTGAGAATATGGGTCAATTAGGAATTTATGGAGAGCATGGTACAGCTGATGACGGAACATGCCGCATTCCAATGATTATTTCTTGGCCTGGTATGCAACAAGGTATTGTTGATGATGGATTGCATTACCACTTAGATTTACCTGTTACACTTGCAGAAATGCTTGAGCTACCGGCTTCACCAGATTGGGATGGAAAAAGTTATGCCTCTGTATTAACAGAAGGAAAAGATTGTGGACGCGACTACCTAGTTGTGTCTCAATGTGCCCACGTTGCACAACGTAGTGTACGTTTCGGCGATTGGTTATATATGAGAACATACCATGATGGATATCATTTATTTGATAAAGAAATGCTATTTAATCTTAAAGAGGATCCAAGAGAAGAAAACAATGTTGCAGAACAAAACAAAAATATTTGTATGGAAGGAACATACTACTTACATGAATGGCATGATGAAATGATGCTCAAATCGGGTGATGACGTTGATCCTCTATGGACTGTGATGAAGGAAGGCGGGCCATACCATGCGAAGGGATACCTTAAAAACTATGGAGAAAGACTTGTTCAAACTGGAAGAGAACATCAATTTAATGAGTTGAAACAAAAACATCCTAGTGAGTTTCCTGAAGAAATTGATGAAGCCAGAATTGCGTTTACTAGAAAGATGATGAGTAACTTATTTTAA
- a CDS encoding carbohydrate ABC transporter permease, with product MNNTDTVLSTKTVKKVRKGSLSRKTNLWCWLFILPNLIFYALFQGWPIIVNWYYATLDWSGLSSNVAFVGLENFKEVIKDPHFWNAYKNSFVFMVGAVPLLLILALFIALILNNPKLRFASAYRTLFFIPVVTTASIVGIIMVYIWGSDGAVNYALMKLNLIDQPVNWLSDAKMAMTTVILIYVWKNLGMNMIYWLAGLQSIPKELYEAAKVDGAGHVKTFFYITLPQLIPIGVVILLLNVAGSLKVFDLIKTMTDGGPFFATDVVSTYIYRYAFSSEMGLPRLGYASAAAIFFTLTIVFIGIAQAIIKRPFKQNAKGME from the coding sequence ATGAACAATACAGATACAGTACTTTCTACCAAAACAGTTAAAAAAGTTCGAAAGGGATCACTATCTAGAAAAACGAACTTGTGGTGCTGGCTTTTTATTTTGCCAAATCTAATTTTTTATGCACTTTTCCAAGGTTGGCCAATTATTGTTAACTGGTACTATGCGACGTTAGACTGGTCAGGATTAAGTTCGAATGTAGCTTTCGTAGGCCTTGAGAATTTTAAAGAGGTCATAAAAGACCCTCACTTTTGGAATGCATATAAAAATAGTTTTGTTTTCATGGTAGGTGCAGTACCATTACTACTTATTCTTGCATTGTTCATTGCACTTATCTTAAATAATCCTAAGCTCCGATTTGCAAGTGCATATCGTACTCTTTTCTTTATTCCTGTTGTTACAACTGCCTCAATTGTTGGGATTATTATGGTTTATATTTGGGGTTCAGATGGTGCTGTGAATTATGCTTTAATGAAACTAAATTTAATAGATCAACCAGTTAACTGGTTAAGTGATGCGAAAATGGCGATGACAACTGTTATTCTAATCTATGTATGGAAGAATCTTGGAATGAACATGATCTATTGGTTAGCAGGACTTCAAAGCATACCTAAAGAACTGTATGAGGCAGCAAAAGTAGATGGTGCGGGACATGTAAAAACATTCTTTTATATTACGCTCCCACAACTTATTCCAATTGGTGTTGTAATACTTTTATTGAATGTAGCAGGTTCTTTAAAAGTATTTGATTTAATCAAGACAATGACTGACGGAGGACCATTTTTTGCAACGGATGTTGTATCAACCTATATATACCGTTATGCATTTTCGAGTGAAATGGGTCTCCCAAGATTAGGTTACGCATCTGCAGCTGCGATTTTCTTTACTTTAACGATTGTGTTCATTGGCATTGCTCAAGCAATCATAAAACGTCCATTTAAACAAAATGCAAAGGGGATGGAATAA
- a CDS encoding ABC transporter substrate-binding protein, with protein sequence MKKKWLILLLCVLFVFSLTACTSSSEETGGNDGEKDGKVVLRVMDWSDSTKDIREEFHKQFMEKYPDIKVEYTQLTIDQYKNTILTAVNSGEAPDLFPVPSGMKLSTLVKDGWYQSLEPYIDDEFKNIFVEGTFQNGITMVDGEVYSIPETAYVPSSLIFYNKKLFKEAGLDPEQPPKTYSEYREAAKKITEAGKGKYYGIIEGGKQSNRWMETVRDWSSLDGSGINANSPISLATNETTYDSEPVLNIFNLFNDIKEDGSFHPKTMNISAPEARALFGQGQAGFIVQGAWCIGVWNKENPDLEYGVMAPPVPDSGKKGSLPILSNSAWMGLSATSEHQEEAALYLKEFYGGDYFQQEQVKKGGAFSIVKGINEEYIKVEQLQQYYDISQEFGRVIPNPSVKNPNTSAVFAEFKDVSPNVGEILGGVVAGAVSDFEGELSRYSEQLGTAWNNALTTASEKGIEVEKSDFEFPNWDPLENYTEEDYAELK encoded by the coding sequence ATGAAAAAAAAGTGGTTGATATTGCTATTGTGTGTTTTATTCGTTTTTTCTCTAACTGCTTGTACGTCATCAAGTGAAGAAACAGGTGGAAATGACGGAGAAAAGGATGGCAAAGTTGTTTTACGTGTGATGGATTGGAGTGACAGTACGAAAGATATCCGTGAGGAATTCCATAAACAGTTCATGGAAAAATATCCCGATATCAAAGTGGAATATACACAACTTACAATTGATCAATATAAAAATACTATTTTAACAGCTGTAAACTCTGGAGAGGCACCGGATTTGTTTCCTGTTCCATCAGGAATGAAGCTTTCAACATTGGTAAAAGATGGTTGGTATCAATCGCTTGAACCATATATTGACGATGAATTTAAAAATATTTTTGTAGAAGGTACATTCCAAAATGGAATTACCATGGTTGATGGTGAGGTTTATTCAATCCCAGAAACAGCCTATGTACCTAGCAGTCTAATCTTCTATAACAAAAAGTTATTTAAAGAGGCAGGCTTAGATCCTGAGCAACCACCTAAAACTTATTCAGAATATAGAGAAGCTGCAAAGAAAATAACAGAAGCTGGTAAAGGAAAATATTACGGAATCATTGAAGGTGGAAAACAAAGTAATCGCTGGATGGAGACTGTAAGAGACTGGTCATCACTAGACGGAAGTGGAATAAACGCAAATTCACCTATTAGTCTAGCAACAAATGAGACAACGTATGATAGTGAACCTGTTCTAAATATATTTAACCTTTTTAATGATATTAAGGAAGATGGGAGTTTCCATCCGAAGACGATGAACATTTCTGCGCCAGAGGCGAGAGCGTTATTTGGACAAGGACAAGCAGGATTTATTGTGCAAGGAGCTTGGTGCATTGGTGTTTGGAACAAAGAAAATCCTGATCTAGAGTATGGAGTTATGGCACCTCCAGTTCCTGATTCGGGAAAAAAAGGTTCATTACCAATTTTAAGTAATTCAGCATGGATGGGCTTATCAGCTACATCAGAACATCAAGAAGAAGCAGCGTTATATCTCAAGGAATTTTATGGTGGAGACTATTTTCAACAGGAACAAGTAAAGAAGGGTGGAGCATTCTCGATTGTAAAAGGAATTAATGAAGAATATATCAAAGTTGAGCAATTACAACAGTATTATGATATATCTCAAGAGTTTGGACGTGTAATTCCTAATCCAAGTGTCAAAAACCCAAATACATCAGCGGTATTTGCTGAGTTTAAAGATGTGAGTCCAAATGTTGGTGAAATTCTTGGTGGAGTGGTAGCTGGTGCTGTATCAGATTTTGAAGGTGAGTTAAGTAGGTACTCAGAACAATTAGGAACAGCTTGGAACAATGCACTTACGACAGCAAGTGAAAAAGGAATAGAAGTGGAAAAATCAGATTTTGAATTTCCTAATTGGGATCCATTGGAAAATTACACTGAAGAGGATTATGCAGAACTAAAATAA
- a CDS encoding carbohydrate ABC transporter permease — protein MSKLSKIVTHTTLIAVLFIWIYPFLWMVSASFKSDSEFFSKGLSLIPETFNLSNFTRAWDAGNFDRYFINSVIITVAVIVIVLFITATCGYALGRYSFPGKKIFMAILGASIFFPLEFSIIPIFQLIKEMGLMNSLLGIILAESGGGHVLFVLLFASFFRAVPKELEEASIIDGCNFFQTFIHVIMPLSKPIIGSVIIMQFVWTWNSFLLPLVLTLSTPELSTLAVGLYTLRGENIVDWTGIAAGGTIALIPIIIIFLFLQRYFVDGIAGAVKG, from the coding sequence TTGAGCAAATTAAGTAAAATCGTTACTCATACTACATTAATTGCTGTTTTATTTATATGGATATATCCCTTTTTGTGGATGGTTTCAGCGTCTTTCAAAAGTGATTCGGAATTCTTCTCGAAAGGGTTAAGTTTAATTCCTGAAACGTTTAATTTATCAAATTTTACACGTGCATGGGATGCAGGAAATTTTGATCGGTATTTTATTAATTCAGTCATAATAACTGTAGCGGTTATTGTAATTGTGTTATTTATAACAGCGACATGTGGTTACGCACTTGGTAGATATTCATTCCCTGGTAAAAAAATATTTATGGCTATTCTTGGAGCAAGTATATTTTTCCCTTTAGAATTTTCAATTATTCCAATCTTTCAATTGATAAAAGAAATGGGACTAATGAATTCACTTCTCGGGATCATCCTTGCAGAATCTGGTGGTGGTCACGTGTTGTTTGTATTACTTTTTGCTAGTTTCTTTAGAGCTGTGCCAAAAGAATTAGAGGAAGCATCAATAATCGATGGATGCAACTTCTTTCAAACATTCATTCACGTCATAATGCCTTTATCGAAACCGATAATTGGTAGCGTTATCATTATGCAATTTGTTTGGACATGGAATTCATTTCTTTTACCTTTAGTACTAACTCTTAGCACACCTGAGCTCAGCACATTAGCTGTTGGATTATATACGTTGCGTGGAGAAAATATTGTTGACTGGACAGGAATAGCTGCTGGTGGAACGATCGCATTAATACCAATTATTATTATTTTCTTATTCTTACAACGATATTTTGTTGATGGAATTGCAGGAGCTGTTAAAGGGTAA